Proteins from a single region of Parasedimentitalea psychrophila:
- a CDS encoding HK97-gp10 family putative phage morphogenesis protein — protein sequence MSIDMKLEGFSELEEALDQISKAAGKGVLRRALKKAAQPTADLMNSYAPKGPTGNLKGSIVVGSKLSKNQAGVHRKSVRDDRSSVEMFVGADYNLSGRHAHLVEFGTGPRFHKETGRSVGAMPPQPFARPAWDRDQKAMLERLSKELWAEIEKSIARAERKAARIAAKG from the coding sequence ATGAGTATCGATATGAAGCTGGAAGGGTTCAGCGAGCTTGAAGAAGCGCTGGACCAGATAAGCAAGGCAGCGGGTAAAGGCGTGCTGCGTCGAGCGCTCAAGAAGGCGGCGCAGCCAACAGCGGACCTGATGAACAGTTATGCTCCGAAGGGGCCAACCGGGAACCTGAAAGGGTCCATCGTCGTGGGGTCTAAGCTGAGCAAAAATCAAGCTGGGGTTCACCGAAAGTCTGTTCGGGATGACAGATCCAGCGTCGAGATGTTCGTGGGTGCTGACTACAATCTGTCAGGTCGCCACGCGCATCTGGTCGAATTCGGAACCGGGCCGCGATTCCACAAGGAGACGGGGCGATCTGTTGGGGCGATGCCGCCACAGCCATTTGCCCGGCCTGCCTGGGACCGCGATCAAAAAGCGATGCTGGAGCGCCTGAGTAAAGAACTGTGGGCCGAGATTGAAAAGTCGATTGCGCGGGCTGAGCGGAAGGCTGCGCGCATCGCGGCGAAAGGATAA
- a CDS encoding head-tail adaptor protein yields MRLKVQVLAPSMSDDGLRRKEATAPVGDPIWMDRFDEQVSEKWRSGQVSAGITSRFVVRCGVLASSITPKHRLQCEGVDYEITGIKAGQGRRRTLEITAVAKAGI; encoded by the coding sequence GTGCGGTTGAAAGTTCAGGTTCTGGCGCCTTCAATGAGTGATGACGGGCTGCGCCGCAAGGAAGCCACTGCGCCTGTTGGTGATCCCATCTGGATGGATCGGTTTGATGAGCAGGTCAGTGAAAAATGGCGATCGGGTCAGGTGTCAGCCGGGATCACATCTCGGTTTGTGGTGCGCTGTGGCGTTCTCGCATCCAGCATAACGCCAAAACATCGCCTGCAATGCGAAGGCGTTGATTATGAAATCACCGGCATCAAGGCGGGGCAGGGTCGCCGCCGAACGCTGGAGATCACAGCCGTCGCGAAGGCAGGCATATGA
- a CDS encoding head-tail connector protein, with product MEYIGEEAIPEAVSVEGFKRSVHMVDCDADDDAAIALLLVAAQQVVVTATGRPFSPLEFAFYIPAGDWSRWWFPCMPVVSITSVEIEDPDAGLVALDASKYRLSRQADEPQLVLRQALPTGAETLRLVATVGHAPDVAAAAPMRHAVILLTKEWFEAGIAVEDPANPPRLSFGFRALIRQQRYRRPCEFNGS from the coding sequence GTGGAATACATCGGTGAAGAAGCAATCCCGGAGGCGGTTTCCGTTGAAGGCTTTAAGCGGTCCGTTCACATGGTGGACTGCGATGCGGACGATGACGCCGCAATTGCATTGCTGCTGGTGGCCGCGCAACAGGTTGTTGTCACTGCCACTGGCCGCCCATTCTCACCACTGGAATTTGCGTTCTATATTCCGGCTGGCGACTGGAGCCGATGGTGGTTCCCTTGCATGCCGGTGGTCTCGATCACCAGTGTTGAGATTGAAGATCCTGATGCTGGTCTGGTGGCGCTGGACGCCTCAAAATACCGTCTTTCCCGACAGGCAGATGAGCCGCAGCTGGTCCTGAGGCAGGCGCTGCCGACAGGTGCGGAGACTCTGCGCCTGGTGGCTACAGTGGGCCATGCACCGGATGTTGCCGCAGCTGCGCCAATGCGCCATGCGGTAATTTTGCTGACGAAAGAATGGTTTGAGGCTGGGATTGCCGTTGAGGACCCGGCGAACCCGCCGCGCCTGTCCTTTGGGTTTCGGGCGCTGATCCGCCAGCAGCGATATCGCCGTCCTTGCGAATTTAACGGGAGCTGA
- a CDS encoding phage major capsid protein, which translates to MDINDLRRMLKASADTMGTTAKLIEDLQASGTAEASAIDTAVAEFTAAQKEFEGLQVRVKRAEAVEAAKASTAVSELDGGTGGGGSLPAQPANADLKGADTGLMVAALANSRGDKDKAATLLEEQGHSQIAATLSGATESAGGVLIPRPQSNVLIELLKPKVVVRKLGAVVHDMPAGKLRHGRVATAPTAGYIGENAPIVESEPSFDNVDQDFKTLTALVPLGNALLAHSSASIGVMVRDLLLNYMALREDLAFLRGDGTSNTPKGLLNWCLAGHKQSAIANTPSVVEAKLRWMVSVVEDTNVPMMRCGWIMRGATKHFLASLINAAGTKMFPSIEASNMLFGYPIETTSQVPNNLGTGNDTEITFADFSEIMIGDDQDIRIASSSEASFVDTSGDTVSAFQRDLTLMRAVSRHDLAPAHDEAISVLTGTSWGL; encoded by the coding sequence ATGGATATCAATGATCTGCGCCGCATGCTGAAAGCGTCGGCGGACACTATGGGAACCACGGCCAAACTGATCGAGGACTTGCAAGCCAGCGGCACCGCCGAGGCCAGCGCAATCGACACTGCAGTTGCTGAGTTTACTGCGGCTCAGAAAGAATTCGAGGGACTGCAGGTGCGGGTAAAACGGGCCGAGGCAGTCGAGGCCGCAAAAGCCTCCACTGCCGTTTCGGAACTTGATGGCGGCACGGGTGGCGGTGGTTCTTTGCCTGCACAGCCAGCCAATGCGGATCTCAAGGGCGCTGATACCGGCCTGATGGTGGCGGCTCTGGCCAATTCCCGGGGCGACAAAGACAAGGCCGCGACCCTTCTGGAAGAACAGGGGCACAGCCAGATTGCGGCCACTTTGTCGGGGGCAACTGAAAGCGCCGGCGGCGTGTTGATCCCGCGTCCTCAGAGCAATGTTCTGATCGAATTGCTGAAACCCAAGGTCGTGGTTCGCAAACTCGGTGCAGTTGTCCATGACATGCCCGCAGGTAAGTTGCGCCATGGCCGGGTGGCAACCGCTCCGACCGCTGGCTATATCGGTGAGAACGCCCCGATTGTCGAAAGCGAGCCGAGCTTTGACAATGTCGATCAGGATTTCAAAACCCTGACCGCTCTGGTGCCGCTCGGCAACGCGCTTCTGGCGCATTCCAGCGCCAGCATTGGTGTCATGGTGCGCGATCTGTTGCTGAACTATATGGCGCTGCGCGAAGATCTGGCCTTCCTGCGCGGTGACGGCACCAGCAACACGCCCAAAGGTCTGCTGAACTGGTGCCTGGCCGGTCACAAGCAATCCGCCATTGCCAACACTCCGTCCGTTGTGGAGGCCAAGCTGCGCTGGATGGTCAGCGTGGTCGAAGATACCAATGTGCCGATGATGCGATGCGGTTGGATCATGCGGGGGGCGACGAAACATTTCCTGGCCAGCCTGATCAATGCAGCTGGAACTAAGATGTTCCCGTCGATCGAGGCCAGCAATATGCTGTTTGGCTATCCGATTGAGACGACCTCGCAGGTGCCGAACAACCTCGGCACTGGTAATGACACTGAAATCACTTTTGCGGACTTCTCGGAGATTATGATCGGCGACGATCAGGACATTCGCATCGCGTCCTCAAGTGAAGCATCCTTTGTCGATACCAGCGGCGACACCGTTTCGGCATTCCAGCGTGACCTGACGCTGATGCGGGCGGTGTCTCGCCACGATCTGGCCCCGGCCCATGATGAAGCCATCTCGGTTCTGACCGGCACCAGCTGGGGTCTGTAA
- a CDS encoding S49 family peptidase yields MSRTSIAALIGASPLAISAEHGLPMLQMDLPKEAAHEPMAIETSAQEITIERGQRFAIHRGVAYVPVRGIITPNSAMLERYLGWATYHGLVETMGAITASDEVQATVMIYDTPGGAVLGIQGAVEAIRQAAAAKPVHALVHPLAASAGYWLASQCSDIALTPGSWVGSVGTMTTAVQPMQPGMGGYQEFIQTSAHAGAKRPDLSSDHGKELTQLRLDQMEAEFLADVSRGRGIGVEDLPGRMSRTESNRDGGDVFWGDDALARGLCNSVETMAEFMGRIGGQYAPKPRPKSSAYAAIAAAAQATANI; encoded by the coding sequence ATGAGCCGCACCAGTATTGCCGCCCTGATCGGGGCCTCGCCACTTGCCATTTCGGCAGAACATGGCCTGCCCATGTTGCAAATGGATTTGCCCAAAGAGGCCGCCCATGAACCAATGGCGATTGAGACCTCGGCGCAGGAGATCACGATCGAGCGCGGCCAGCGCTTCGCCATTCATCGCGGCGTGGCCTATGTGCCGGTGCGCGGCATCATAACGCCCAATTCAGCGATGCTGGAAAGATACCTCGGCTGGGCCACCTATCATGGGCTTGTGGAAACCATGGGCGCGATCACGGCCAGCGATGAGGTGCAGGCCACCGTGATGATTTACGACACCCCCGGCGGCGCCGTTCTGGGTATTCAGGGCGCGGTTGAAGCCATTCGCCAGGCCGCAGCGGCCAAGCCGGTTCATGCTCTGGTGCATCCACTGGCGGCCTCGGCTGGATATTGGCTGGCCAGCCAGTGCAGTGACATTGCCCTGACGCCAGGGTCTTGGGTTGGGTCTGTCGGCACTATGACCACGGCGGTGCAACCAATGCAGCCGGGCATGGGGGGCTATCAGGAATTCATTCAGACCTCGGCCCATGCCGGGGCCAAGCGTCCGGACCTGTCCAGCGATCACGGCAAAGAGTTGACGCAGCTGCGGTTGGATCAAATGGAAGCCGAATTTCTGGCTGACGTGTCGCGAGGGCGCGGTATTGGCGTTGAGGATCTACCGGGGCGCATGAGCCGCACTGAGAGCAATCGCGACGGCGGCGATGTGTTCTGGGGCGATGACGCCCTGGCGCGTGGCCTGTGTAATAGCGTCGAGACCATGGCCGAATTCATGGGGCGGATCGGCGGGCAATATGCGCCCAAGCCACGCCCCAAATCCAGCGCCTATGCTGCCATAGCAGCAGCTGCGCAGGCGACAGCCAACATCTGA
- a CDS encoding phage portal protein yields the protein MKFFGLDISRAGQVEPVAARVEPPVMDASAETSGTLNPEPWLQDIGWGGSRPNKRLPRVTPQRAEQNGTIFACCNNIGGDLSKVPLKLYQRKDDGQEVRVRDHPAAYLLNRESAPGVPAKLTRFALVYAWALRGNSYAYSPRDGGGELEMIELAPQGGCTMLRAGRERFYDFEDGAGVQRRVPSRSMVHMRYMALDGWTGRSPLQVASESVGLAIAGQDAAARSVSGAMAKAFIKLGDNYEDDDARLRNARRVKDQITRPDSDGMPVLGPDDDIKSLDLTAADQELLATLKYDREILAALYRMPPSKLQMLEYGVKANGEQQAIDYLTDCLLHWSGQAEAQLEMTVLTRAERERGMFLRHDFGALLQPTIKDQYEAIGKAVGGPFMTPNHGQKVLGLPVTAGDDKLNPAPNMTRDDSKTPKGKEE from the coding sequence ATGAAGTTCTTTGGATTGGACATTTCGCGCGCCGGGCAGGTTGAGCCGGTGGCGGCACGGGTTGAACCGCCGGTCATGGATGCCTCGGCTGAGACCTCGGGCACCCTGAACCCCGAACCTTGGCTGCAGGATATCGGCTGGGGTGGATCACGCCCGAACAAACGCCTGCCACGGGTGACACCGCAGCGGGCCGAACAGAATGGCACCATATTTGCCTGCTGCAATAACATCGGCGGTGATCTGTCCAAGGTGCCGCTGAAACTCTATCAGCGCAAGGATGACGGGCAAGAGGTCCGGGTTCGCGATCATCCCGCTGCCTATTTGCTGAACCGGGAATCCGCACCAGGTGTTCCTGCAAAATTGACCCGGTTTGCCCTTGTCTATGCCTGGGCCCTGCGCGGCAATTCTTATGCTTACAGCCCGCGTGACGGCGGCGGTGAGTTGGAAATGATCGAGTTGGCACCGCAGGGCGGTTGCACGATGTTGCGGGCCGGGCGGGAACGGTTTTATGATTTTGAAGATGGGGCGGGGGTGCAGCGCCGGGTGCCGAGCCGGTCCATGGTGCATATGCGCTATATGGCGCTGGACGGATGGACCGGGCGATCACCTTTGCAGGTTGCCTCTGAGAGTGTTGGTCTGGCGATCGCTGGACAGGACGCCGCGGCGCGATCGGTTTCTGGGGCGATGGCCAAAGCGTTTATCAAGTTGGGCGATAACTACGAAGATGACGACGCCAGGCTGCGCAATGCCCGGCGGGTTAAAGATCAAATCACCCGGCCCGATTCAGACGGCATGCCGGTTCTTGGCCCCGATGACGATATCAAAAGTCTGGATCTCACGGCTGCGGATCAAGAGCTCCTGGCCACGTTGAAGTATGACCGCGAGATTTTGGCCGCGTTGTACCGGATGCCGCCGAGCAAATTGCAGATGCTGGAATACGGCGTCAAGGCCAACGGCGAACAACAGGCGATCGACTATCTGACCGATTGTCTGCTGCATTGGTCTGGGCAGGCCGAGGCGCAGTTAGAGATGACGGTGCTGACCCGGGCGGAACGGGAACGTGGTATGTTCTTGCGCCATGATTTTGGGGCGCTGTTGCAGCCGACGATCAAGGATCAATACGAAGCCATCGGCAAGGCTGTTGGTGGGCCATTTATGACACCAAACCACGGCCAGAAGGTGCTGGGGCTTCCTGTGACTGCAGGTGACGACAAGTTGAACCCCGCGCCAAATATGACTCGCGATGACAGCAAGACACCGAAAGGAAAAGAGGAATGA
- a CDS encoding terminase large subunit, translating to MEPIDHPVSRYATGVIEGDIVAGDLVRMACERHLMDLETGADRGLYFDCAAASRIIRWGGMLQHTTGPMAGMPLKLEPWQEFRHGSVFGWKRSETGLRRFQSTYHQVGKKNGKTTDTAVPMLFTQLFDGEAAPQGYCAATTKNQAGLLFKEMKRMIKRSAFLKQFMDVSRTAIETSRTDGLIACLSRDGDSSDGINPSFLARDEMHRWTDRELADTIVESMIARAQPIDWVITTAGQDRASLCGELRDYGESVLRGAVDDDSFFGFIAEPPADCDPADPKFWAMGNPNLGVSKPVQAMQDTLKKAQAIAGRMPNFKRFHLNLWTEGAETWIARDVWDKGTACARFDPRMLYGRKAWVGLDLSNKIDTTAIVVAVPVDGLIYMIAYTFLPEGPKGFIQRAQSEKREYVGWRDQGWLEVHKGGTIDEELLANRLEWIRQNFDLQEVAYDPWGMKYLADKLDKRRFPMVEHRQGYQSMSNPMKRFEERVMENKIRHGGNPVLAWQVGNVHRDEDAAENVKPNKKKSTGRIDAAVAAIMALGRAEHGEQKRKAREIEVV from the coding sequence ATGGAACCGATTGATCACCCGGTTTCCCGCTACGCCACTGGAGTAATTGAGGGAGATATCGTTGCCGGAGACCTGGTGCGGATGGCTTGCGAGCGCCATTTGATGGATCTGGAAACTGGTGCCGATCGCGGGCTGTACTTTGATTGCGCGGCGGCCAGCCGGATCATTCGCTGGGGTGGAATGCTGCAGCACACAACCGGGCCAATGGCGGGGATGCCGCTAAAACTGGAACCCTGGCAAGAGTTTCGCCATGGGTCTGTCTTTGGTTGGAAGCGATCGGAAACGGGGCTGCGCCGGTTTCAGTCCACCTATCACCAGGTGGGCAAGAAGAACGGCAAGACCACCGACACGGCGGTGCCGATGTTGTTCACGCAGCTGTTTGATGGTGAGGCGGCGCCGCAGGGCTATTGCGCCGCCACCACAAAGAACCAGGCGGGGCTGCTGTTCAAGGAAATGAAGCGGATGATCAAGCGATCGGCGTTTCTAAAACAGTTTATGGATGTGTCTCGAACAGCAATTGAGACCTCCAGAACAGACGGGCTGATCGCCTGTCTGAGCCGCGACGGTGATTCATCGGATGGGATCAACCCGAGCTTTCTGGCGCGCGATGAAATGCACCGCTGGACGGACCGCGAACTGGCCGACACCATTGTTGAAAGCATGATCGCCCGCGCCCAGCCGATCGACTGGGTGATTACCACTGCCGGGCAGGACCGCGCCTCTCTGTGCGGCGAGCTGCGGGACTACGGTGAAAGTGTTTTGCGCGGCGCGGTCGATGATGATTCATTCTTTGGTTTCATTGCCGAACCACCTGCTGACTGTGATCCGGCTGACCCGAAATTCTGGGCCATGGGAAATCCCAACCTCGGGGTAAGCAAACCTGTTCAGGCCATGCAGGACACTCTGAAAAAGGCGCAGGCGATCGCAGGGAGAATGCCGAACTTCAAGCGGTTCCACCTGAACCTGTGGACCGAGGGCGCAGAGACCTGGATTGCCCGTGATGTGTGGGACAAGGGCACGGCCTGCGCGCGGTTTGATCCGCGCATGCTGTATGGCCGCAAGGCCTGGGTTGGGCTGGACCTGTCCAACAAGATCGACACCACGGCCATTGTGGTGGCGGTGCCGGTGGATGGGCTGATTTACATGATCGCCTATACCTTTTTGCCAGAGGGTCCAAAGGGGTTCATCCAGCGGGCGCAGAGTGAAAAGCGGGAATATGTCGGCTGGCGCGACCAGGGCTGGCTGGAGGTCCACAAGGGCGGCACGATTGACGAAGAACTATTGGCCAACCGGTTGGAATGGATCCGGCAGAATTTTGATCTGCAGGAAGTGGCCTATGATCCCTGGGGCATGAAGTACCTGGCCGACAAATTGGACAAGCGCCGCTTTCCAATGGTCGAGCATCGGCAGGGCTATCAGTCGATGTCAAACCCGATGAAACGGTTTGAGGAACGGGTGATGGAAAACAAGATCCGCCACGGTGGCAACCCGGTGCTGGCCTGGCAGGTGGGCAATGTTCACCGCGACGAGGATGCCGCCGAGAACGTGAAGCCAAACAAGAAGAAATCCACCGGCCGCATCGATGCGGCGGTGGCCGCCATCATGGCGCTGGGACGCGCTGAACATGGCGAACAGAAACGCAAGGCACGGGAAATCGAGGTGGTATGA
- a CDS encoding phage terminase small subunit P27 family, whose translation MKGRKPNLQNVVPMKEDIQREIPTAPGFLCNLARDVWNELAPELAKKGRLELLYKYQFGTYCASVANFISATNELALEGLYYSTGKGRNGNQKRRHPAVAVQETAMGNMRRDSALFGLSPVDAARLDTGGQGDLFDDVMKQLNGTD comes from the coding sequence ATGAAAGGTAGAAAGCCAAACCTTCAGAATGTCGTTCCGATGAAGGAGGATATTCAGCGTGAAATCCCAACGGCACCAGGCTTCTTGTGCAACTTGGCACGGGATGTTTGGAACGAGTTGGCACCTGAACTGGCGAAAAAGGGGCGGTTAGAACTGCTCTACAAATACCAGTTCGGAACCTATTGCGCCTCTGTTGCGAACTTCATTTCCGCGACCAATGAGCTGGCGTTGGAGGGTCTGTATTACTCAACCGGAAAAGGCCGGAACGGTAATCAAAAGCGCCGCCACCCAGCGGTCGCGGTGCAAGAAACTGCGATGGGAAATATGCGCCGGGACTCGGCGCTGTTTGGACTGTCGCCGGTTGATGCAGCACGATTGGATACCGGCGGTCAGGGCGATTTGTTTGACGACGTGATGAAGCAGCTGAATGGAACCGATTGA
- a CDS encoding HNH endonuclease: MAQLKVCVAAGCEELSTPGLSHCDEHEQRRKARLKQQRAKAQTSPAAIMARRLYADPKWVRTSKAFLRDNPLCVDCLELNVVEPATDVDHIVPHKGDRKAFWTRSNWQALCHRCHSRKTAHEVFHRKGGYLKTEAPDSKPAA; this comes from the coding sequence ATGGCGCAGCTCAAGGTTTGTGTAGCTGCTGGCTGCGAAGAGTTATCGACGCCTGGCCTGTCTCATTGCGATGAGCATGAACAGCGCCGCAAGGCTCGGTTGAAACAACAGCGGGCCAAGGCGCAGACCTCGCCAGCGGCCATCATGGCCCGACGTCTCTATGCAGATCCAAAGTGGGTGCGCACCAGCAAGGCATTCCTGCGGGACAACCCGCTCTGTGTCGATTGCCTAGAGTTGAACGTGGTAGAACCGGCCACCGACGTGGACCATATCGTGCCTCACAAGGGCGACCGGAAGGCGTTCTGGACCCGAAGCAACTGGCAGGCTCTCTGCCATCGATGTCACAGCCGGAAAACAGCCCATGAGGTGTTCCACCGCAAGGGGGGGTATCTAAAAACAGAGGCTCCAGACAGCAAACCGGCGGCATAA
- a CDS encoding helix-turn-helix transcriptional regulator has product MLEDQEDDIEAVAARLKRVREILGLTKKEFAERADMTEQTYGPFENARRELSLNAAKKLRKRYGLPLEFTYFGKIEDLPTRISKDL; this is encoded by the coding sequence ATGCTTGAAGATCAAGAAGACGACATTGAAGCCGTAGCGGCACGCCTGAAAAGGGTGAGGGAAATCCTTGGGTTAACCAAGAAAGAATTTGCCGAGCGTGCCGATATGACAGAGCAAACATATGGTCCATTTGAAAATGCCCGCCGTGAACTGTCGCTGAACGCGGCGAAAAAGCTCAGAAAACGCTATGGCTTACCTCTAGAGTTTACGTATTTCGGGAAAATTGAAGATCTACCGACCAGGATCTCTAAAGATTTGTGA
- a CDS encoding DUF2303 family protein yields the protein MEHPEVQNIAETMRQTVEQLSKAEPIDTNADRTDLSAAHLLSLPKGRTVADVTEQMRKAATHLKPAQKTGTAKFETLDSFIDWTNRFKGDESVVFANQSRQQPSLTSVIDYHPESAPQLDPKTGDANARYCRHRGLYKFPVSEEWKIWNAVAQKTLAKSELGEFIEEHAKDIIDPSPALLGSGKPENAEPWEKPLIEVAAKLKGRYGQFARLMEMSRHLEIYVSSNLITKRNPDDGTVQMSFENENKDAEGKPLSIPNLFLIAIPVFDQGVNYRLPVRFSFKKNGSAVSFRLTIYNPEAAFYDALKEAVNTAQEKTKLPTFYGSPETP from the coding sequence ATGGAACACCCAGAAGTTCAAAATATCGCTGAAACAATGCGCCAGACCGTAGAGCAGCTTAGTAAAGCTGAGCCGATTGACACCAACGCCGATCGCACTGACCTGTCAGCCGCGCACCTGTTGAGCCTTCCCAAAGGCCGCACGGTCGCGGACGTGACAGAGCAGATGCGCAAGGCCGCAACCCACCTGAAACCAGCGCAAAAGACCGGCACCGCCAAATTTGAAACGCTGGACAGCTTCATTGACTGGACCAATCGCTTCAAAGGCGATGAATCGGTGGTGTTTGCCAACCAGTCACGCCAGCAACCATCGCTCACCAGCGTTATTGATTACCACCCAGAAAGCGCCCCGCAGCTCGATCCAAAAACCGGCGATGCAAATGCTCGGTACTGCCGCCACCGCGGACTCTACAAATTCCCGGTTTCCGAGGAATGGAAGATCTGGAATGCAGTCGCCCAAAAGACCCTGGCCAAATCCGAGCTGGGAGAATTTATCGAAGAACACGCCAAGGACATTATCGATCCCTCCCCGGCCTTGCTGGGCAGCGGCAAACCAGAAAATGCGGAGCCCTGGGAAAAGCCCCTGATCGAGGTCGCCGCCAAGCTGAAGGGCCGCTACGGCCAGTTTGCCCGCCTGATGGAAATGTCCCGCCATCTGGAGATCTATGTGAGCAGCAATCTGATCACCAAGCGCAACCCGGACGACGGCACCGTGCAAATGTCATTCGAGAATGAAAACAAGGACGCCGAGGGCAAGCCGCTCTCCATCCCAAATCTTTTCCTGATCGCCATCCCGGTATTTGACCAGGGCGTCAACTATCGCCTTCCGGTTCGGTTCAGCTTCAAGAAAAACGGCTCTGCGGTCTCTTTCCGGCTGACGATTTATAACCCTGAAGCGGCATTCTATGACGCCCTGAAAGAGGCTGTGAACACCGCCCAGGAAAAGACTAAGTTGCCCACCTTCTACGGCTCCCCCGAAACCCCCTGA
- a CDS encoding excisionase family DNA-binding protein, translating into MTPARPYTPDQLGERWHCSGETVRLLVKSGALRGFRVGRMIRIPRDAVEEYECPKSTSDGLEADSVSIGMIAPANEFAVSLRHAPERTQKPKQ; encoded by the coding sequence ATGACACCTGCCCGACCATATACGCCTGACCAACTGGGCGAGCGCTGGCACTGTTCTGGTGAAACCGTGCGTCTACTGGTGAAAAGCGGGGCCTTGCGCGGATTCCGCGTTGGTCGCATGATCCGGATACCCAGGGATGCAGTGGAGGAATACGAATGCCCGAAATCAACATCGGACGGCTTAGAGGCGGACTCTGTGTCTATTGGTATGATAGCACCGGCAAACGAATTCGCCGTCAGCTTGAGGCACGCACCCGAAAGGACGCAGAAGCCGAAGCAATAG
- a CDS encoding tyrosine-type recombinase/integrase: MNIGRLRGGLCVYWYDSTGKRIRRQLEARTRKDAEAEAIDVYRKENPTPAGQTVQQIWDDYLIERQGRSVATTMRYTGKAILPHFGALRPDQIDTLHCRDYTSMRRQAGRKDGSIWTELGHLRTTMQWAEKTGRIERAPAIERPQKPAPKDRYMTRAEIAKILAAPCEPHIRLAALLMLSTAGRVSAILELTWDRVDLDRGLIDLRISESTTRKGRAVVPINAGLRAALQEAREAALSDHVVEWAGGPVKSIRKGIVSLAARAGVPNISPHVFRHTSAVHMAEAGVPMSEISQYLGHSNVAITERVYARFSPDYLRKAADVVDFTMIRSVLGSKN, from the coding sequence ATCAACATCGGACGGCTTAGAGGCGGACTCTGTGTCTATTGGTATGATAGCACCGGCAAACGAATTCGCCGTCAGCTTGAGGCACGCACCCGAAAGGACGCAGAAGCCGAAGCAATAGACGTTTATCGCAAAGAGAACCCTACCCCCGCTGGCCAGACTGTTCAGCAGATCTGGGATGATTACCTGATTGAGCGGCAGGGGCGCTCAGTTGCAACGACAATGCGCTACACTGGCAAAGCCATCCTCCCGCATTTTGGCGCGCTGCGCCCCGACCAAATCGACACCCTGCATTGTCGAGACTACACATCCATGCGCCGCCAGGCCGGGCGCAAGGACGGTTCAATCTGGACAGAACTTGGGCACCTGCGCACCACCATGCAATGGGCTGAGAAAACAGGCCGGATCGAGCGCGCGCCAGCCATCGAAAGACCGCAGAAACCGGCGCCAAAAGACCGTTATATGACCCGTGCCGAAATCGCCAAAATCCTTGCCGCCCCGTGTGAACCGCACATCCGTCTTGCTGCCCTTCTGATGCTGTCCACCGCAGGTCGGGTTTCTGCCATTTTAGAATTAACTTGGGACAGGGTGGACCTCGATCGTGGCTTGATCGATCTCCGCATCAGCGAGAGCACCACCCGCAAGGGCCGCGCTGTTGTTCCGATCAACGCAGGCCTGCGCGCCGCATTGCAAGAAGCGCGCGAAGCCGCATTAAGTGATCATGTGGTTGAATGGGCTGGCGGACCTGTCAAATCCATCCGCAAGGGAATCGTAAGCCTAGCGGCGCGTGCCGGGGTCCCGAATATCAGCCCGCATGTCTTCCGACATACATCAGCCGTTCACATGGCCGAGGCCGGGGTGCCAATGAGCGAAATCAGCCAGTACCTTGGCCACTCTAACGTCGCAATCACCGAACGGGTCTATGCACGATTCAGCCCAGATTACCTGCGCAAAGCTGCTGATGTGGTTGATTTTACCATGATCCGGAGCGTCCTAGGTTCCAAGAACTGA